One genomic region from Candidatus Neomarinimicrobiota bacterium encodes:
- a CDS encoding PaaI family thioesterase — protein sequence DGSIRLVARVVDATEDRATTEAELLADGEVCATCRGTFVAVKPGHPAYHRW from the coding sequence AGACGGCTCGATCCGTCTTGTGGCACGCGTGGTGGATGCGACCGAAGACAGGGCCACGACCGAGGCTGAACTGTTGGCTGACGGTGAGGTGTGCGCCACGTGCCGTGGAACCTTCGTGGCGGTAAAGCCGGGGCATCCCGCGTACCACCGCTGGTGA